One Pirellulales bacterium genomic region harbors:
- a CDS encoding MoxR family ATPase yields the protein MPPEIATAAAPTTKSRSLGDILHEFSQHRRVMQDELQKVIVGQNDVIEQMFAAIFTRGHCLLEGVPGLAKTLMVSTVARILDVQFKRIQFTPDLMPSDITGTNVLEEDDSGRRNFRFVEGPIFTNILLADEVNRTPPKTQAALLQAMQEREVSIGQATHNLPEPFFVIATQNPIEQEGTYPLPEAQLDRFMFNIKVDYPSASEEEQILSATTRNEKPEVRKVLSGKSIVNLQKLVGSVAVSEYIVKYVARLVRATRPKDETAPQFVTDLVDWGAGPRAGQFLIQGGKALAAMEGRFSVAISDVQKIAIPVLRHRISTNFQAQAEGMTSETVIQRLLKEIPEPEIPKFEKR from the coding sequence ATGCCTCCAGAAATCGCAACGGCCGCAGCTCCAACGACGAAATCTCGCAGTCTCGGCGACATCCTGCACGAATTCAGCCAGCATCGTCGCGTCATGCAGGATGAGTTGCAAAAAGTGATCGTCGGCCAGAACGATGTCATTGAGCAAATGTTTGCCGCCATTTTCACTCGCGGGCATTGCTTGCTCGAGGGGGTGCCGGGACTGGCCAAAACGCTCATGGTGAGCACGGTTGCTCGCATTCTAGATGTGCAGTTCAAGCGGATTCAATTCACACCGGACTTGATGCCCAGCGACATCACCGGCACGAATGTCTTGGAGGAAGACGACAGCGGGCGGCGGAATTTTCGTTTCGTCGAGGGGCCGATCTTCACCAATATCCTGCTGGCGGACGAAGTGAACCGTACTCCACCGAAAACGCAGGCGGCATTGCTGCAAGCGATGCAGGAACGCGAAGTTTCGATCGGTCAGGCGACTCACAATTTGCCGGAGCCCTTTTTTGTGATCGCCACGCAAAATCCGATCGAGCAGGAAGGCACATACCCGCTGCCCGAGGCGCAGCTCGACCGTTTTATGTTCAACATTAAGGTCGATTACCCCTCCGCCAGCGAAGAAGAACAAATCCTCAGCGCGACCACGCGGAATGAAAAGCCTGAAGTACGCAAGGTGCTGTCGGGCAAGTCGATCGTCAATCTACAAAAACTCGTCGGCAGTGTTGCCGTAAGTGAGTATATCGTCAAATACGTCGCACGTCTGGTGCGAGCAACGCGTCCGAAAGACGAAACAGCGCCGCAATTTGTGACCGACCTTGTTGATTGGGGCGCCGGCCCCCGCGCAGGACAGTTTCTCATTCAGGGAGGCAAGGCGCTGGCGGCGATGGAAGGCCGGTTCAGCGTGGCGATCAGCGACGTGCAAAAAATTGCCATCCCGGTGCTGCGCCATCGGATCAGCACCAATTTCCAGGCCCAAGCCGAAGGGATGACGAGCGAAACGGTCATCCAGAGATTGCTAAAAGAGATTCCCGAGCCAGAAATTCCGAAGTTTGAGAAGCGGTAA
- a CDS encoding Uma2 family endonuclease, giving the protein MSPEDLVSHGSVKTEVSSVINARVKKFESGVVFIDSSRDTCPDADLTVEPDVAYLSHSTVESGLLEFVPRTSEKPDRYIEMDGPPDWIAESIGGSSVGKDTKRLPQKYFLAGVRELWLIDARKQPLTFAMDSRDKRGYLPAAPDTKGFFHSKVLDPQYHLERRRDRKGWPLYELHERT; this is encoded by the coding sequence ATGTCGCCGGAGGATTTGGTTTCGCACGGATCGGTGAAGACGGAAGTGTCGTCCGTAATCAATGCTCGCGTGAAAAAGTTTGAAAGCGGAGTCGTGTTTATCGATAGCAGTAGGGATACATGTCCCGACGCCGATTTAACGGTGGAACCGGATGTTGCCTACTTGTCGCATTCGACTGTCGAATCCGGATTGCTCGAATTTGTTCCGAGGACTTCGGAAAAGCCCGATCGCTATATTGAAATGGACGGCCCACCGGATTGGATTGCAGAGAGTATCGGAGGCTCTTCGGTCGGCAAGGATACCAAACGGCTTCCCCAGAAGTATTTTTTAGCGGGCGTTCGTGAGCTTTGGCTAATCGATGCGCGTAAGCAGCCGCTGACTTTCGCCATGGATTCACGCGACAAGCGAGGATACCTCCCGGCGGCTCCCGACACAAAGGGCTTCTTCCATTCGAAAGTTTTGGACCCACAATATCACTTGGAACGCCGCCGCGACCGAAAAGGCTGGCCGCTCTATGAATTGCACGAGCGGACGTAG
- the ispG gene encoding (E)-4-hydroxy-3-methylbut-2-enyl-diphosphate synthase: MASIQRNPTRAVRIGTITIGGGHPLAVQSMTATSTQDISATVGQVRELERAGADIVRIAVDSRKDAEALAEIRRQTQANLAVDLQENYRLASVVAPHVDKVRYNPGHLYHHEREKPWQEKVEFIAGVAAENDCAIRIGVNCGSVDPAKREKYDPTDSMTPMLESAWEHCALLDGLGFTRYCVSLKDSDPAKVIEVNRRFADRRPDVPLHLGVTEAGMPPDGIIKTRIAFEQLISRGIGDTVRVSLTVPNSRKGEEIAAGRQILVDVAAGRVRSVVDYGLKTLNIISCPSCSRVENEAFVELAQQVKEMTRYAEGHRITIAVMGCRVNGPGETDDADLGLWCGPNFVNLKRRSEELGAFPYDEILPKLKSELDSLIAVRSQAG; this comes from the coding sequence ATGGCTTCCATTCAGCGCAATCCCACACGAGCTGTTCGTATCGGTACCATCACGATCGGAGGCGGACATCCGCTGGCCGTACAAAGCATGACGGCCACTTCGACGCAAGATATCTCGGCGACCGTCGGCCAGGTGCGCGAATTAGAACGAGCCGGAGCCGACATCGTGCGGATCGCGGTCGATAGTCGCAAAGACGCCGAGGCACTAGCGGAAATCCGCCGACAGACCCAAGCGAACCTGGCGGTCGATCTTCAAGAAAACTATCGACTGGCAAGCGTGGTGGCCCCGCACGTCGATAAGGTGCGGTATAACCCCGGCCATCTATACCATCACGAGCGCGAAAAGCCCTGGCAGGAGAAGGTGGAATTCATCGCCGGCGTGGCGGCGGAAAACGACTGTGCGATCCGGATCGGCGTGAACTGCGGTAGCGTCGATCCGGCCAAAAGAGAGAAGTATGATCCGACCGACTCGATGACGCCGATGCTCGAAAGCGCCTGGGAGCACTGCGCATTGCTTGACGGGCTGGGTTTTACGCGCTATTGCGTGTCGCTCAAGGATTCCGACCCGGCGAAAGTCATCGAAGTCAACCGCCGGTTTGCCGATCGGCGACCCGATGTGCCGCTGCATTTGGGCGTGACCGAAGCAGGGATGCCCCCCGATGGAATCATCAAGACGCGAATCGCCTTTGAACAGCTCATCAGCCGCGGTATCGGTGACACGGTACGTGTTTCGCTGACCGTGCCGAACTCGCGGAAAGGAGAAGAAATTGCCGCGGGCCGACAGATTTTGGTGGATGTCGCGGCGGGGCGTGTGCGGAGTGTGGTCGATTATGGGTTGAAGACGCTGAATATTATCAGTTGCCCGAGCTGTTCGCGCGTTGAGAACGAAGCATTCGTCGAGCTTGCGCAACAAGTGAAGGAAATGACGCGTTATGCAGAAGGCCATCGTATCACGATTGCCGTCATGGGCTGCCGCGTGAATGGTCCCGGCGAAACGGACGATGCCGATTTGGGTCTTTGGTGCGGACCGAACTTTGTCAACTTGAAGCGGCGCAGCGAAGAACTCGGAGCCTTCCCCTACGACGAGATCTTGCCGAAATTAAAGTCGGAATTGGATTCGCTCATCGCCGTGCGGTCCCAAGCTGGGTAA
- a CDS encoding DUF4159 domain-containing protein: MQRCPASLWRSVLTVVVALRLITPSNATAADITAEQVRKSIESGVEYLKRTQNQNGTWNDFIGYSGGTTCLNSLALLTAGVSLDDEQLRRALEQVRKLESDKTYVVALQTMVLCMAEPARDHIKIRRNAAWLETSQKKDGGWYYGPQMDGSDPSNSQYAVLALYEAERAGVPVASRTWQLAERYWLKIQNHDGSWGYSLMRVEAPARGSMTCAGIASLVMCSGRLNAGDAEISADGSILKCCGNSQTEDAARAIENGLVWLGNNFSVQSNPGCPEGWHMYYMYCLERVGRMTSHRFFYSRGDFRKYDWYRMGAEMLVSRQDALSGYWKGDNRAEAMESIGTSFALLFLAKGRRPILVSKAKFGPGNDWNHHRSDIANLTTYVENRWKKEFPLGLSWQVVDVSDASVDDLLQAPVLYICGEQTPNLLNHAAKFREYIDRGGFVFADACCPNSAGFDQGFRALMEKVFEEPEYKLKPVPPEHPLWYAEEPVRPSLRPNLWSIDYGCRTCVVYSAPTEQGDLPHSLSCYWEVSAGRDHKLDNALKNQMQAALSMGINVLAYATNRELKSKDENFELPDAKKTDEDTTDRGKRSIAKLRHAGGCNAAPGALPALLRAASRELQARFSTEQRLVSISDPALFRYDVVFMHGRHGFKLSDTERKQLKKYLERGTLIADAICANKDFAAAFRREINALFADEGIKLETIPASHPMFTDKFGGFDLSKVTRREPQRRAGDGPLQARQRTGSPEIEGLKIGDRYAVLFSPYDLSCALEKHDSLECEGYTREDAERIGLNLLLYATFEF; the protein is encoded by the coding sequence ATGCAGCGATGCCCGGCGTCACTCTGGCGGTCGGTACTAACGGTTGTGGTGGCTTTGCGGCTTATCACTCCGTCCAACGCGACGGCGGCCGACATCACGGCCGAACAAGTGCGAAAGTCGATTGAATCGGGGGTCGAGTATCTAAAACGCACCCAAAACCAAAACGGCACTTGGAATGACTTTATCGGCTACTCCGGTGGGACGACGTGCCTAAACTCACTGGCCCTGCTCACCGCCGGGGTTTCGCTGGACGACGAACAGCTTCGCCGCGCTCTCGAGCAAGTGCGGAAATTGGAGTCAGACAAGACGTACGTGGTCGCGCTGCAAACGATGGTTCTATGCATGGCCGAGCCGGCACGCGACCACATCAAAATTCGCCGCAACGCCGCTTGGCTGGAAACCTCGCAAAAAAAGGACGGCGGCTGGTATTATGGGCCGCAAATGGACGGCAGCGATCCATCCAATTCACAATACGCCGTTCTCGCGCTGTACGAAGCCGAGCGCGCCGGTGTGCCGGTGGCCAGCCGCACCTGGCAGCTTGCCGAGCGGTATTGGCTGAAAATTCAAAATCACGATGGTTCTTGGGGCTACTCGTTGATGCGCGTCGAAGCGCCTGCCCGCGGCAGCATGACATGCGCCGGCATTGCCTCGCTCGTGATGTGCTCAGGACGATTGAACGCTGGCGATGCGGAAATCTCGGCCGACGGCAGCATATTGAAGTGCTGCGGCAATTCACAAACAGAGGATGCTGCTCGGGCCATCGAGAACGGCCTGGTGTGGCTGGGCAATAATTTTTCGGTGCAGTCCAACCCCGGCTGTCCGGAGGGTTGGCACATGTATTACATGTATTGCCTGGAACGCGTGGGGCGGATGACTTCGCATCGCTTTTTCTATTCGCGCGGCGATTTTCGCAAGTACGACTGGTATCGGATGGGGGCCGAGATGCTGGTATCACGCCAAGACGCTTTGTCGGGATATTGGAAGGGAGACAACCGCGCGGAAGCGATGGAATCGATCGGCACCAGCTTCGCGCTGCTATTTCTGGCCAAGGGACGCCGGCCGATCCTCGTCTCAAAAGCAAAATTCGGTCCCGGTAACGATTGGAACCATCATCGCAGCGACATCGCCAACCTCACCACCTACGTTGAGAACCGTTGGAAAAAGGAATTTCCGCTCGGCCTGTCTTGGCAGGTAGTCGATGTCAGCGACGCCTCGGTCGACGATTTGCTACAAGCGCCGGTCTTGTACATTTGCGGCGAGCAGACGCCGAATTTGTTGAATCATGCCGCCAAGTTCCGCGAATACATTGACCGCGGCGGATTTGTCTTCGCCGACGCATGTTGCCCGAATAGCGCAGGATTCGACCAAGGCTTTCGTGCGCTGATGGAAAAAGTGTTTGAAGAACCCGAGTACAAGCTCAAACCCGTGCCGCCAGAGCATCCGCTGTGGTACGCCGAAGAACCGGTGCGACCCTCCCTGCGTCCGAATCTGTGGAGCATCGACTATGGCTGCCGCACGTGCGTCGTTTATTCCGCGCCCACCGAGCAAGGAGATTTGCCGCACAGCCTGTCGTGCTATTGGGAAGTCTCCGCCGGGCGAGATCACAAGCTGGACAATGCCCTGAAAAACCAAATGCAAGCGGCGTTATCGATGGGCATCAACGTCTTGGCTTATGCGACGAATCGAGAACTCAAGAGCAAAGACGAAAACTTCGAATTACCGGATGCCAAAAAAACCGATGAGGACACTACCGATCGCGGCAAGCGATCCATTGCCAAGTTGCGCCACGCCGGTGGATGCAATGCTGCTCCTGGCGCTCTTCCCGCACTGCTGCGGGCGGCATCGCGCGAGTTGCAAGCTCGTTTCAGCACCGAGCAGCGGCTCGTGTCGATTTCCGATCCAGCGCTATTTCGCTACGATGTGGTGTTTATGCACGGTCGGCACGGCTTTAAGCTCAGCGACACCGAGCGAAAGCAGTTGAAGAAGTACTTGGAACGTGGCACGTTGATTGCCGATGCAATTTGCGCAAATAAAGATTTTGCCGCGGCGTTCCGCCGCGAAATCAATGCGTTGTTTGCCGACGAGGGGATCAAGCTGGAAACCATACCGGCCAGTCACCCAATGTTCACCGACAAGTTCGGCGGCTTCGATCTATCGAAAGTCACTCGGCGCGAGCCGCAGCGCCGCGCGGGCGACGGCCCCCTGCAAGCGCGGCAGCGCACGGGTTCGCCTGAAATTGAAGGGCTAAAGATCGGCGACCGCTATGCCGTCTTATTTTCTCCCTACGACTTGAGCTGCGCGCTGGAAAAACACGACTCGCTGGAATGCGAAGGCTACACGCGCGAAGATGCGGAACGCATCGGGCTGAATTTGCTGCTCTATGCGACGTTTGAGTTCTGA